AATAATGAGTACAGTACATAGTGTGGCAAATTTATTACATatgaagaaacaaaagaaagaagtCTCCCGAATTATATTTTGGTTGTAGGCAATGATTTTGTACACTTTGATCGctgattctttaatttttattcattattatttctacgtatattattcaattatttaaatactttttattcaAAAAACAGGTGCTAGTGGCAGTGAAGAAATATTCTTGCCAAAGAATAAAgttaaaataaatatgaaaaattctaagaaatctgaaaaaattaaaagtatgGGTTCAGAAGATTTATCCTTAAAAAATAAAAGCAAGAATAATGTGTCAAAGCAGCTAAATGAGCATGTAAAAccaaaattaaaagaatttgAACAATCAGAATGTGCTGTAGATGGTATTGTAATGCATAATAACAAACATTTAAAgactaaatttgaaaataaacctAAAATAATATCTCGTAAACACAAATCCACTTTgactcaaaataaaaatttgatcaaCTGTATTGGTACTAATTTAGAAAATGTTAATGAAGttaaatggaataaaaaaaactgCACAATTATTGATAGTAATTCGAAAAGAAAGACAACTGATAAATTGGCTCCCTTATTTACAAAACGACAAAAACCAGATCCGGAAATTATAGCAGCTCGACAGTTGTTTTTACAGTCAGATATAACAgacaaaaataaaagtatagacCGAAAAGTAAATGGTTATAATGTATTACCATTTCCGAGTGTTAGTCACATTACACAATTAAGTAATTTATGTTGTGatgaaatgaataattttaatattccagAAAAGATTTTTAATCAATATGTTCCAAGTTTAAATCTAAGCAACTATAAGTGTATAATAGATTTTTCTGAAATAAAGttaaaaccatcaaaacatatTAAGAAACCAAAAGTTCAAGAAGTATTaacagaaatggaaaaaaactGCCCAGATGTAAGACAAATATGGGATACtattttattcattattaaTGAACATTCTAATAAAACAATGTCTCAAAAggtaaaaactaaaaaaaataaacaattagaaaaaaaagaaatagttaaATCTGAAAAGGAAACAAATCAAATTGAAAGTTGTACTTGGACTTACAAATATAGaccaaaaaatattaaagaagtaGTTGGAAATGAAGAAGCTGCTGCGAAGTTAAGAGAATGGTTAATTGGATGGAAAGGAACATCTACAAATGAGAATAGTAGTGGAGATGAATTTTATTCATCAGATAGTAGCTGTTcaagaattaataaaaataatcaagTTGCTGTATTACTAGGACCACACGGAAGTGGAAAAACAGCTACTGTATATGCAGTCGCAGAAGAAtttggttatacgttagtatgcaacattaatatttaaataatctataatttaaatattttgaattataCGTAGTAATACAAAAGGAATCTTGTTTTGTTTAGTGTATTAGAAGTAAATGCTTCATCTAGAAGGACTGGAAAAAAACTCTTAAAAGAAATGGAAGAAGCAACTAAATCACACCGGATTAAAGATGAGAAGAACACATCTgctttttttaattcaatttccgATGTAATTGTATCAAAGAAGATATCACAAAATTCTCTTATTCTTATAGAAGACATTGATCTTGTGTTTGAAGAAGATGAAGGTTTCACTTCTGCTACATATCAATTAGCATCAAATACAAAACGTCCAATTGTCATGACATGTAGAGATGTTTGTCCACATTTGAATAAAATAGCACCTGAAcaaaatagaatttattttcaaagtgCTGTTGGTAATAGAATGTTTGCTTTATTAGAATTGATTTCATTAGCAGAAACTGgttacaaacttccatataatTACATAACAGTAAGTATTATTGGcacatattttaataaaaaaaaactttttttaattctttggtACTATCGCATTTATATATAgtacttttacatttttcataatGTACTAagctttaaataaataataaaaaaatagtaGAATGTAGTAGTTCatcaaagaatttttttccCATAGGAACTGATGCAAACTGGTGATATACGCAAAGCTATACTgcaattacaatatttattactaTCTAGTCCAACACCAATATCAGAACAATCTATAACTTTTACAAACTCATTTTGGCAAAATATGCGTCATTACTTGTATAAACCAGCAATTAAAgtaagtaaaagaaaaagaataaaaaatatagcagACAGAAAAGTAATGAGCTATAAGAAGGATGTATTAAACGATGTAGCAAGTAAATTGGATAACATAGTTTTATTGTCATCTTTAATTGATGTAGAAGATACTGCATTAAATTTGTGGCAAATAAAAACGCAACCCAGTGTATCTTTAACCGAGAACACTGCTTCATATTCAGTTTCAAATAATATATGTTTAAACATAGCTGAATGGCTAAGTAAAAAAGTTACATATAAAGATCAGTTAAATGAATATGATGGAATTCAGTATCAAAATAATATCACACTAAAAAAAAAGCTAAATACAGGAATAAATTTAGCATTATCACACACCACGCCTTTATTGCTCGATCGTCGAATTGTATCTACAGATTATCTTCCATCTGTAAGAACAATATGTAGAGCAGAAGAGTGCAGAGCTAACATGAATGGTAAAAGAGGAAACCGGTTCTTTCATTATCTTCATAGCTTAAAAGTACCATCTACATTATTTCAGCCTAACATTTTATCAGCAGCATGCAGAGTAATGTACGATAAAGTAGATAAAAATAGTACCAATATGATTTAAcaatcaattttttattacataatttgtaaaaatagaaatatatatttgcaaatattacttttaaatataatatttttaaaaacatgcaaagtatatttaatgatgAAAGTTCTTTGACAATAaaactattaatattaaaaagatgcaaatattttatttgtttgatatttcttttaattaaagCAAGTCATAAGTTGTCAGTCATGGTTATTCTCAGAatatcaaaaattaaatttgtatattttataaatcgatAATAAAATAGAATAAGTTGATCTTATCTTaatggtagggaatatcatattcTATATTTCTTCCTAAaacaaaatgtttgtacaaaattattgtaTTGTAGTGCCTTTAAAGTGCCTGTTAAAATGACTGATTATAATGTTGTCAAACTTATAATTACACACAGTaaagtattttaataaaaataataaaaacatttattattaatcaatattttatttttcttcagtAAATATGGTTTTAATATTACAGTTAAATCTTTATGTGATGTAACTTTCGATTTAACTCTTCAAATTTaagaatttttcgaataaaaaagtcACCGTAACGGTGTGCCACCTTTGTATCTGCTATATGAATCATATCATGATCGATATAAAAGTCCAACTGTAATAATAtgcattataaaattattatactttatttatagttaattatattaataaaaaaaattacctcTGAGCCAGATTGAAACTTTCCATCTAATCCTGATGCACCTTTTGTccaaacaatatttttcattttatgtttAAAGCACAATAAATGAATAGTTAGTGTATTAACTTCCTTTTCCAAATCCCAACTTTCTTCGGATCTGTTATTACTACACATAAACGTGGCTAGTTTACTTAATGGTAAAGTAgtgtacaattttaaatatgaacGGATTGTTGGTAACATTTTCTGTTGAACTACTTCATCCATGAAGACTTGAGTTTGATGCTTGATTGCTTCTCGAACATAGTCTTCACTTGGATTGTCAGGGTTTGGTGGTGTGAGGGACAAGAATTTTGGGCAAGCGTATAGAAAGCATGATTCAAATTCTACTAGATCTCCATATtgcattttgtacattttttcatGATAATTTTTATCACGTAGTGCCTGCTGTAATCCTTCATCTATACATTGGGGATGAAGAACAAGACAAATAGCTAATAAATGATACATCTGATCTGTTTGCTTATTAATTTGATCATTCTGATAATTTCTTGTTGCAAATAATTGCTTTGTTCTCtgaatgtataataaaataccAGAAAATGTTCTGATTGCATCTGCGTATCTACGCATCATCATGTATGCAAAACCAACATAATATGCTGTTGATATCTGACAACCAGGTACATGAGAGTATGCACTCTTTTTATATAGTTCCACATTTTCTAACACTTTGATAGCTTGATAATAATCTCCCAAAAGAGAATGTAAGCGTAACAAACCTACAAGAGAAAAATATCCAAGCATTTTATATAAAGAATGTTTTCCAAATACGCCAGCAACTGAATCTGGATCTCCACCACTTGCATATACTTCTAATTGACTTTTGatttttgacttgtcaatcaAATAATGTAAAACATTTAAAACACAAAGTACATCCCATATTTTGTTATGAGCATTCAAATTATCAATCTCTTCCTGTGTTTTATTGGATATATTAGCACGATATTGTGTAAAAGATTGAAATTGGTAAATAAATTCATCAATAAGTTCCCATAACCATTGATCAGGTAACTCCAATTGAACTGGTATATTTGGATTTAATATGTAATTAAAAagttcacaataattataaaaggAACCAAGACGTTGTTCTAATGTTGGTCCTTGCATTCTAGCATAAATATGACGATAATACAGTTCTTTGTAAAGAGTAAGGAATACGGGATCATTGTCAACTATATGTGCAATTGCTTGAGCGTCTGGCCAAGAAGATTTATCAAACAATTGTTCTGAAATTTTCGGATATGATGTTTCATAAAGACTTTGTATTTCAAAAATCATTCCTTCATTTATGCAATTTCGTAAGAATACAAGAAAACTTCGTACAACTTCTGGTACTTGACGGTATATTAATCTGTCATACTGTTCATTATGAACGTCTGTTTGTTCAAATTCATCGTATGCTTCGTACTGAAAATTGTGTAAATATTAACTTCATTaccgtaataataattttacctCATTATTTTCTAACTAATATTTACCTCATTATAATCGTCGTACATGATGACTAAATATATATGACTTTATAGAAACAAACTTAGTTAATCAATGTGTTAAGGAAGGTACAAAACTTAACCAAGAAGAGTCACGAAAAGTCCACAAGCCACCAAGTAGAATAGTCATAAACCATTGTAAATTAAGGTTCACTTTTACAGATCATACTTGAGATAGATGATATTGTTAAACGCTGTTAACCCGCTAGATGGTGTTATCAGAAATCTGTAGTGCGAATACCTTCAACTTATTTTATTGTTTATGGTAAGTATCGCTAAATATATATAGATTATCATGCATACATAACATACAGATTGCTATACATTGTACGTACACCGCGCGTaacggtgtgtacttttttgtaaatgtaaatttgtttagctttttaaatacagaatgggcatattagaaaaaatatctgaaattgaaaaagaaattgctCGAACACAAAAGAATAAaggtttgtacatttttcaattataaCTTCTTTTCTAACTATATTTTGAAATACTCTTATATTCGTCAATTTTATGACATATGTAAAGAATAATAGAATAttagtaaatttaattaaattctcttactgaatatttttaaacaaaattttgtagaattttaaatattttgtatagtATGCcaagtttttaataaaattgatttaaaaaacATATTTGCATATTCTTTGTTACAGTCGTCTATGGTTTATTATATTCTACTGAAAAAATGTGTACATAATATAGCAATAATGAAATGTtactataataattattaataaataaagataTCTATCTAAGAATATTATTCTTTGTGAAGGTTATAAGTATGATGATAatctgaagaaaaatatttgtttcggaCATTAGACGTGTGTATAATATAATgattagaataaattttttattatcaataatatagaattatttatttaaaactttgattttttttttataaataaaattaaactttaTAGTAATAATTTCAAAGTACAATTGTATATaaagtacaaaattttaatatgtATCAATATATTAACATGATTccactactatttaatatttaaagctTTTAATTTGGTATATGCATTTCATTTTCAGCAACTGAATATCATCTAGGATTATTAAAAGCAAAACTTGCAAAATATAGATCACAACTTTTAGAACCTGGAAAAAAATCTGAAAAAGGGGAGGGTTTTGATGTATTAAAATCAGGAGATGCCAGAGTAGCTTTAATAGGTTTTCCTTCTGTAGGAAAATCTACTTTGTTAAATACATTAACACATACAGAATCTGAAGCAGCATCTTATGAATTTACTACTTTAACTTGTATCCCTGGCGTTATTGAATATAAAGGAGCTAATATTCAACTTCTAGACCTTCCTGGAATAATTGAGGGTGCAGCACAGGTAATTACAATGTTAGATTTTGATTAACACACTGTAATATTCTATTATAACTAAAATAGTAAGTTTAGTTAATTTTTATGcatgtgaataaatatttcaggGTAAAGGAAGAGGCAGACAGGTGATTGCTGTTGCCAGAACAGCAGATTTAGTTCTTATGATGTTAGATGCTACTAAACAAGATGTACAAAGACAACTTTTAGAAAAAGAATTGGAATCAGTTGGAATACGGCTTAATAAGAAAAAGCCaaacatatattttaaaataaagaaaggaGGTGGATTGGCTTTTAATTCGACATGTCCATTGACAAAAGTAGATGAGAAATTAGTTCAAATGATCCTTCATGAATATAAGATTTTTAATGCAGAAGTTTTATTTCGTGAAGATTGTAGTGCTGATGAATTGATTGATGTGATTAATGCCAACAGAGTATATTTGCCATGCCTCTATGTACATAATAAAATAGATCAAATATCAATAGAAGAAGTGGACAGAATTGCTAGGCAACCTAATAGTGTAGTAGTTAGGTAAGGTTcttgaatatattatattttccatataaaaattatttttataacaagTTTCTATAtcctttaattaaaaattaaaataattattataaattaaatgttttatataatttttgttgTAGTTGTAATATGAAGTTGAATTTAGACTTCTTGCTTGAAACATTGTGGGAATACCTGTCTTTAATAAGAGTATATACAAAGAAACCTGGACAACCACCTGATTTTGATGATGGTTTGATATTGAGAAAAGGCGTTACTGTGGAACATGTGTGCCATGCCATTCATCGTACACTTGCTCAGCAATTTAAATATGCTCTTGTTTGGGTAAGAATCATATTTCTTatatcttaaaaaatattaacataaAATCTTCAGCGACACTTATATATTAGATAGTAtttgattattattaacatataGGTATAAAGTGTTTTTGAAATAAATGGTCAACCTTCGGGAACACATTCAATTCATTGTaaggataaaaatatattatgtaaACATGGTCCTGAAAATGCTTCCTTTTCAAGTTATAATCATTTTTTGTGTATAAAAAAGTTTGGCAAGAATTTGTGTCAAGTTTAAAATTATAAGTATCAttatcattttctttttgttaaaaGTAAACAATAATAGAACTTGTGATTGGATAAATCAGCTTGATAACAGAATCTATGTACATTGTGTGTTCTATTGGAAATATACAATCATATATGGTTTGTGCATGATGaagtttaaatacattttagtAGCACTGCTGGGCaatttcttaataataattatataaattggtGGATTAATAGAAAAGAATCTCTAGATTTATAAGGACATCTAGGAACTTTCATTTATGATACTTTTGTTACTATTATGAAAATACTTCAATATTGTATTGTGTTAACAGCTTGATAGTTCATGATATATCAACGCGAGGTATGTATTACTAcagaaaaaatcattttcagCAATTTCTTTAACGAATTGTCACAAAACTCtgttgtaaagaaaaaaagattacaATTCGAAAAAGGAAACATATTTGGGTCCATATTCttataacttttttttatcCTTATGGTaagtaaaatattctatttctGAAATATCCTGTATAAAGTAGACAATATAACAGTTCATGTCCTATATGATTCTTAATACTATGTGGTCTTAGCATCTTTATGTagtgttttaaaaatagcaCTAAATAGTATATTGTTATGTATCCTAGCTGATGACATTAAATCATCATGCTGTTTTTATATAATGGGTTGTTTATGACAACTAATCATCAAGATTTTATTTAACACTTGTCTTTAATTAAAGTGCTAAATTGGTAGGGAAAAAACTTAAGTAAACATTAAATTGGATTTAGATTGAAAATGtcaaataaatttgaaagacCTATAATGATATTATAAACTCAAATTTACCATTGTTGCTTGAGATAAATGCCCCTGTAGCACTATCTTCTCAAAGAAAAAAACATCTTGATTTGTATTAAAACTGCTAAAACTGCTAAAACTGCTAAAACTTTCTTCTCACATGGAAGGATTTAATAGACTTTGGTAGTGATACAGACCCATTTATCTCAGCGACCAATGATACCTTGAAtaggtaataatttataaaaataaaagttttgaaaatcacttttatcattaaaacattaaaatattagaaagtttCTTAAATTAAATAACATGATCTTTTTTTTGTAGTATTATATTGAGTATGAACAAAATTCATTGACTATAAAATAACATACTTCTTTTAATATTAAAGTAGCATATTTTTTTATAAGTCTTATCCATAAACTATTTGCAAATTCACTGGTTTGCAAAATAAGATTGCGAATAAAAGCATAAATAGAGTTCAATTATTTTCATGTTATGCATCAGGCAAATAACTTATTAAAAGAACATATTATCTTTTATGTTAGCTGGAATATTGTTTGTCAAttgttattttgtttctttttataaaatatggtTTAACTCAGTTATATTCCATTAAATGATGATGTAATATGTTCTGATAGACATTAATGTTCATTAAAAGGACAAAGACAGTATAAAAAGATATAATAAGAAATTGTgatataaaagtaaaatataataatcaattcaaatttaaaaattacatttacaattccaatatatatttttttgagaTAAAAGATTATAAatcttattttaattaaaaatatcaatttttatatatcttGATGTGTTCATTACTGCAACATTATTTTACTCAGAACATTGACTTCATAGacaaaaatgtatataatagacaatataaatattttttggagAATTTAGTGTTACTATGATTTTTATGTTAAATATGAATAAAAGTTAAATTTATCTTAATCATCTTTTAACATTAAAGCAAAGAActcattgtttcaattaataaacTCCAAAATAGTTCAATCATTTAGTGAAAAACAAAGTTTACaaattgtttattataatatggtaTTAGGAGTTTGACTAGTTCTTTTGACAGCACTTAACCGataaacaaaaaattgtaattttaaaatgtaattgaTATTTTTGTCACCTTGTCTCAAAATTATGCTTCttaatatacatgcatatgcgtgtgtacatacatacacacacacattagaaccttttatttttcataaccaCATTGTTTGCTAAAACTAAAattgaaacatatttttacatATCTGAAAACAGATAAACAAATGTATGTTTTTATGAATTGTAATTTAGCTTTTTGATACACTTTCTTAAAAAGAGATTTATTCATATTACACCTTATAAGGAAATAGgtgaaattttgtaataaaatattgagaatatgttaaaaaatattgatgTACTTTTTTCAGGGTACAAGTACGAAGTATTCACCACAAAGAGTAGGATTGCAGCATGTTATGCACGATGAAGATGTTATTCAAatagttaaaaaataaaactcaCAAAATTGCATAAATTATCAATGAAAGTCTAAATGGCAAAGTACAGCTTTATATAGTTTTTTTTAGATTTTATACACATTTAAAACTTACTCCAATCctgaattaatttctttaatatgaatataaagcatttcaattgtacatttttaaacagtataaaatttagaattgtttaaataaaacttttaacaataaatattattcatatAAAATTAATCAGGAAAACTAATTTTTTATAACAGAAacggtttttatattttttttagatgCATTAAGAAACAacatgaaattattttacattgcaatataaaatataaaaattatttaaatatatatatatatatatatatatatttatcgctACTTTTTcggtattatttaatattttaataaaatacagcAATCAGAACACTTTATTTAGAATTAAACGTTATAAACTAGTTCTTTTGTAACCAACTTTGGTTACTTACAGAATTTAAATCCTAATCGATTTCATTAGATCGATAAGCCCAGTCAATGAAGGACCATCGTTTTTTACTTGATCAGGCAGAAAGTAAGCATTGAAATTGTAAATAGGGTACTcaacaatattatataaattttgtttcagctttaattaaataatttttttgataGGGAATTACGATTTTGCCGTGTAtagtgaataaataaaatactttaaataactattcaaatatttattacttatttaaatttttaatttacgcgTAATAAATCTTATTTGATTGTAAATTGAACGTAGTTTTCATTTTACAATCAAACTTAATGATAGTAATTATCAAAAGTATGAATACTttaagaattaaaatttaattgttacTATAAAAACTTTTGAATGCTGCAAATgtgattaatattaataattaagtaacatAGAAACTGGACTGTTGTGGTCAATTTTTGTTAAAGCAGTTGTCGTCCATTACATAACCGCCTTATTAGTTTGTGGTTATTCGTCGAACGTACTTGACCTTCGAAAATTCATGACAGCGGCACTCAGCAAAGTAATTAAACGTAGGAGAATAATACAGTGGAAAATAGACACCATCCTTGTTTTGTTATGATTTTGCATAAAAGTAGAACAGCCGTTGATAAAAAACAACAAGAAAAAGCATTGTCGACACGCTAAAGGAACTTAATGTTTAGTGCGGTATGGTTTGATCGGCGAGAAAGATTCATTAGAAAAGTACATCCGTTTACGGATCCTACACACGGAAAACATTAAAGGGGAGATCAGTGCTTATAGGGTTGCCTGCAGTATGCTCAGGGTTTGCAATACAGGAATATTATGGCTGCAGGTGAGGCCAGAACAACAAAGCCTCGACAAGAAAAACAATACGATTACCTCCTCAAATTTCTGCTGGTGGGTGACAGTGATGTCGGAAAGCAAGAGATCTTGAGTGGACTCGAAGATGGTGCTGCCGAATCTCCGTTTTGCAGCGGCAGCGGtatcttttcttttcaaatttatctTTCATATCTCTACTtaattttggtattttttttatctattttttctCCATCTTCAAACAGTTTATTTACATTGTATTCAAATTCATTTAACCTTTTTTCTAGCATACCACATAGCAAACActacaaaatattttgttttcaatttacaTCATTTTATACTAAAATGTGTTAATTATATTCTAAAAATTCTATTGTTATATTTTGGTTTATCTTTCCATTACTATTAAAACATcagttattattaataaatttgtttacattattacaaCAAGAGTGTGATCTTTGACaatatcttttttttatatagttatacatatattgaaagtaaaatttctGAGTAACTTTTTCATTGGGTATAACTATTAATACACTATGTAAATTATGTGTAcatgtatataataaataaggaaatatgtatttttctagCGTATAAGACTACTACTATCCTGCTGGATGGGAAAAGAGTAAAATTACAACTTTGGGATACATCGGGTCAAGGTAGATTTTGTACAATAATCAGGTCTTATTCTCGTGGCGCACAAGGTATACTTTTAGTCTATGACATTACCAATAAATGGTCTTTCGATGGCATTGACAGATGGTTGAAGGAAGTTGAAGAGGTACATGAAAATTAAAcgtttttaattgtaattttataatatattatgtgttttatattattttaattgcatattatttgtatatcaaatttgttgtgttgttctATTTGATTCAGTTTTATTATACAGCGTGTTCCACCAGAAATAGGTcacttaattattttttttaattgtgaCGTTTCAAAAAGAAACTGTGATACAAGGAAAAttctactttgaaattaagTTTTTTCAGACTTTTTGAAAatgtcaatatttttttatcataaaAATACTTACTTTTCTTCTTGCATGTTATAACTAACATTAATATGCATTTatctgtatataataatataatcttAAAATCTTGAACTCTCAAATTTAAAATCAAACATAAAACTTCTCATTGATTCTCCAGGTTTTAATGGTACTGAAAGATAATTcttgaatataaataaatatgtttatTATTGTACTACAGATAATAGGGTGTTCAATATGTTTTGTTATTCaataagaaatggaactattaggttcgttgttttatttttctaaagatggtactactattcgatgaacatgtgtgaagtttcatgtagatttgtcaactcattcatatatttacagttgttcaaagttgaagtgtcataataattttttacaatggaaaaaataacaaaacttattgaataactcAGTATTTAAAAGCTCTATTTACTATCAGTTTTCCAGAGTAATCTATCACTGTATTGATGAATGTTCCACAATGTattcaaagaaagaaaaaaataatatggtTTTCCTTTATAGTAAAAGTTATTGGTGCTTAAAAGAATCAATATGATTATACAGAGAAAGATTTTCTGATCATAGCTGTCCGTCATATTTTGTGTatgcaaatttaattaaaaactttAGTGAAAATACAATACTGATAGTGTAGAGTACTCAATAATGATGTTTTATGTAATGTTTAACCTTTACAAGTTTTTTTTATTGAGAAAcattattctaaatatttattataatcaaTAAAATAACTTaacattgtaatattttttatttgattttaaatatttgagtttAAGACTAATTTAAAACTATATTATTATACACAGATGAATGCATATTAATATTAGcgacataaaaaagaaaaaattttatttttatttaataaaaaaacacaACCATTAGTGAccttgaatattttgaaaaaaaaaaaatgtccttGGAAGGATAATTTTTTCCGCAATATATTTACTTTCCAAAATCATACACATGTATAACATGTTTCTTCatagtattataaatattgatgAATAAGTATCCCATTCTTGGTAGGATACCCtgtatatacaaaaataataaacttaAATTATTAAGCAATaacacgaaacaaatttttttctctaAATATTATAGCATGCTCCAGGAGTACCAAAAGTACTTGTTGGCAATCGCCTTCATTTAGCTTTTAAAAGGCAAGTAGGAGAACGTGATGCAGAAGCATATGCAGCTAAAAATCGTATGGCATTTTTTGAAGTGTCGCCTCTTTGTGATTTTAACATTCGTGAAAGTTTCTCTGAAC
This window of the Ptiloglossa arizonensis isolate GNS036 chromosome 5, iyPtiAriz1_principal, whole genome shotgun sequence genome carries:
- the Rab40 gene encoding RAS oncogene family member Rab40; the protein is MAAGEARTTKPRQEKQYDYLLKFLLVGDSDVGKQEILSGLEDGAAESPFCSGSAYKTTTILLDGKRVKLQLWDTSGQGRFCTIIRSYSRGAQGILLVYDITNKWSFDGIDRWLKEVEEHAPGVPKVLVGNRLHLAFKRQVGERDAEAYAAKNRMAFFEVSPLCDFNIRESFSELSRMALHRNGMERLWRSNKVLSLQELACRAIVARTTVYSIDQLPLPTSIKSHLKSYAMTTTSQLRYNGNRSLSSSKSLGSHHRKLRFVGVGHNGLSTPGSSPGSITDSRTSCVGRNSCTIS